The DNA region GCTGGACGCGCATGAATAACGCATTCCGCACAGCGAAAGCCGGCTCAACCGGAATGCCTGACCGCAACACGGAATATCTCTACTATCAGACTCTGATAGGAGCATGGCCCCTGACCGTCGAGCGTGCACAGGCCTATATGCTGAAGGCCTCGCGAGAAGCGAAGCAGCAGACGAGCTGGACGGCCAACAATAAAGAATTCGAAGATGCACTGAATAAGTTCATCGCGGGGACGTTGCGGCATCCACCATTTTTGCGAGAGCTGGATCAGTTTGTCGACAGCCTGAAAGATGCGGGCCGTGTGAATTCACTGGCGCAGACGCTGCTGAAATATACAGCGCCGGGAGTGCCCGACATGTATCAAGGAACTGAAATATGGGATTTGAGCCTTGTCGATCCTGACAATCGCAGGCCAGTGGACTATAAGCTACGTGCCCAGTTACTGCAGGACCTGAAGAATCTGCATGGGGACGACGTTGCTGCTCAGGTGATGGCTCGTGCCGACGAAGGCCTGCCCAAGATGTGGTTGATTTATCACGCCCTCCAGTTACGACGCGAGAAACCGGAGTGGTTTGGGGCTCAGGCTGCGTATACCCCTTTGTCCGTGGAGGGATCGAAGAGTGAACATGCCATCGCGTATTTGCGAGGCCATTCGCTCGCCGTTGTGGTGCCGAGGCTGACGGTGAAGCTGGGCGGGGCGTGGAGAGAGACAAGCGTAATACTGCCGAAGGGCACATGGGTGAATCGTTTGACTAAGTCGGAGATAGAAGGTGGAAGAGTTACAGCCAGAAGTTTGCTGAGCAGCTTTCCGGTTGCTCTGCTTGTGCGAAAGGATGACAGCGGAAGCATTCGCAGTGAGGAGCAAAATCATGCATAAGTTCACCGCATGGGCTCCCTACGCGAAGAACATGGCCGTAAAGATCGGCGACGCTCTCTATCCTATGACCGGGCCGGACGAGAGAGGATGGTGGAACGCATCGGTCGAAGTGGCGGTCCACGGCACGGACTATGCATTCGTGCTGAATGACGATGCGACGCCTTACCCTGACCCGCGTGGATTGTGGCAGGCGCACGGAGTTCATGGGCCGTCGCGGGTCTATGATCATGCAGCTTTTGTCTGGAACGATAGCCGCTGGCAAGGTCCCCCGCTATCCGGCTCCGTAATTTACGAGATGCATGTCGGAACGTTCACCCCTGCTGGAACATTCGACGCTGCCATCGAACGGCTTCCTTATCTTTTTGAATTGGGCATAACACATATCGAGTTGATGCCGGTAGCGGAGTTTTCTGGCAAGTTTGGCTGGGGCTACGATGGCGTCGGCCTTTTTGCAGTAAAAGAACTTTACGGTGGCCCGGATGGGTTGAAGAGATTTGTGGACGCGTGCCACTCCCGCAGGCTCGCGGTTTTGATGGACGTGGTTTACAACCACTTTGGGCCGGTAGGGAACTATGCGACGAAGTTTGGACCCTATTTCACGCACAGGCACAACACGCCATGGGGCGACGCGGTCAACTTCGAAGAGGCTGGCTCTGATGAGGTACGGCGGTTCTTCTGCGATAACGCACTGATGTGGATGCGAGACTACCACGTGGATGGTCTGCGGCTGGATGCGGTGCATGAGTTTATGGACCGGTCGGCGATCCATTTTATGGAGCAGTTATCGGCTGAGGTCGAGATACTGTCCACAACACTCGAACGCGAACTCGTGTTGATTGCCGAGAGTGATCTTAATGACCCCAAGGTCGTGAGGCCGCGCGAAGCAGGCGGCTACGGTATGGATGCGCAATGGAGCGATGATTTTCATCATGCCCTGTTCACGATCCTCAATGTTGAGGTAGAAGGCAAGGCCTATTACGCCGATTTTGGATCATTTGAGAAGCTGGCAAAGGCTCTGACCAACGTGTTTGTCTACGACGGTGTGTACTCGCGTTACCGGCGCCATACGCACGGACGTCCGGTATATGGGCTATCGGCGCATCACTTTATCGGCTTTATTCAGAATCATGACCAGGTTGGGAACCGGGCGAAGGGTGACCGCCTGGAGCATGTCGTCGGGATCGACCGAGCAAAGATCGCAGCCGGGATTGTTCTGATGTCACCATTTATTCCTCTGATATTTCAGGGAGAAGAGTTTGCGTCCTCTTCGCCGTTTCAATACTTCGCCGATCAAGATGATCCCGAAATGGCCACGGCTGTACGGGAAGGAAGAAAGCGGGAGTTTGCCGCATTTGGGTGGGACCCGGATGAGATTCCAGGTCCGGATGAGGCCGCGACTTTTGAGCGTTCAAAGCTCAAGTGGGATGAGGTTCATGAGGGATCGCATGGAGAGATGCTGGAGTGGTTTCGTCAACTCATCCATCTGCGGCGTCATTCTCCTTCTCTGAATGATGGAGATCTGAGCCACCTCAAGGTCAAGTTTGACGAAGAGAAGCAGTGGCTGACGATAGCTCGCGGCCAGGTATTAGTGTTATGCAATCTTGGAGCCGAGGCTGTGACGCTTGAAAATCCGGAAAACTTTCCCTTGGCCTTGGCCTCTCGTGGCGACGTTGAGGTCACTGGCGACAAGGTCCTGTTGCCGTCCAACAGCATCGCCATTCTCTCTGTGGAAAAACCGTAAAGAGCCTGCATTAGCAAATATTGCGTTCATACACCCTGCGCAATTAAGCTCAGCTTAAGCCTTGTCCTGCTATCGTCGCCTTACCTTTGATTGTTCCCGGCACGAATTACCTCCAAATAGGAAACTTTTAAGGTCTTGGTTCGTCTCCCTTTAGAGACAACAACTTCCCCCCGGGATGGCCCAGCCTACCCGTATGTTTTGCAATAGCAAGAGATATAAAGGATGACCACAATGGTTACCAGGCTTGGAATCTTCCGGGCATCGATACTGGGCGTAAGCCTTCTGCTCCCCGTTGCCGGGTTGAGCCCCTATGACGCGGCTGCTCAAGCGCCGGCTACAGCCGCTGCTGGACCAAAGATTGGCACGGTGACAACCATCTCCGGCTCCGCGATCACTCTGACAACCGACGCCAAGCAGCAGGTCTCGATCACCGTTGCGGACGGCGCGCGCATCCTTCAACTCTCGCCAGGCAGCAAGGACTTAAAGTCGGCGCAGACGATTACGCTGGGCGATATTGCGACAGGAGACCGCATCCTGGTCTCGGGCCAGCCCGGCAGCGATGCCAATTCGTTTACGGCCACGCGTGTCATTTTGATGAAGGCGCAGGACATTGCGCAGCAGCACGCGAAGGAACAAACCGACTGGCAAACCCGTGGAACGGGCGGATTGGTAAGCGCCGTCGATGAAGAGACGGGAACAATCACCGTATCCATCGGCGCAAAAAAGGTTGCCATTCACACGTCGAGCGATACAAAATTCCGTCGCTATGCTGGCGTCTCGGTCAAGTTTGAAGATGCGCAGCCCGGCACCCTCTCGCAGATTCGCCCCGGCGATCAGTTGCGCGTACTCGGCACGAAATCCGACGACGGACTGTCGATCCAGGCGGAGATCGTTGTCAGTGGCTCCTTCCTGCATCTGGCTGGAACCATCGCAACCATCGACGCAGCCAATGGGACGTTTACGCTGAAAGACCTTGCGACCAAGAGGATGATGACTGTGAAGGTCACGTCGGACTCGGATGTGCGCAAGCTGCCGCCCGAGGCAGCGGCGAGATTTGCTGCACGCGCCAAGGGTGATGCTGCCGCTGGTCACGCAGGGGCAGGCAGCGCGCGGCCAGCGTCTCAAACAAGTGCTTCCGCGCCGCAGAATGGTGGGGAGCAGCGGCGGTCCGCAGGGATGGATCTGTCGCAGATGTTGAGCAAGCTGCCCACGCAGACCCTGTCCGATCTGAAGGTGGGCGATGCTGTGATGGTTGTGGCGTCGCAGCAGGAGCCTGGCAGTCCCAATGTATCGGCGGTGACGCTATTGTCCGGCGTCGAACCGATCTTGTCTGCATCACCCAACGGTGGGGGGATGAATCTGTCTCCATGGAACGTTGGTGGCGGCGAGGGTGATGCCGGTGGGGGCTCACCGCAGTAACTTTGCATGAACGGGAACAACGTATTTTTCTTCGAGGAGTAGTAATGTCATTTCGTTCGATTTTGAGGTTTGTTGTACTTTTTTCATTCGCTTTTGTGCCGATGGTTGCAAGTGCCCAGCAGAAGGGTGCTACGGTCCAGGGAACGGTCGCCGATCCAGATGAGGCAGTCATTCCTGGTGCGACGGTTACGCTGACCCCGGCCTCCGGGAAGCCGCTGGTCACGCAGTCGCAGAGCGATGGAACCTACGTCTTTCATAATGTGCCTGCCGGTTCCTATTCAGAGACGGTGACGATGCAAGGTTTCGCCTCGTTCGTAAAACTAGGGGTGAAGATCAACCCCAGTCAGTCGCTCACGCTTGACGCAAAGATGGACATCCAGGCGCAGCAGCAGGAGGTACAGGTCACAGCGCAGACGGCGCAGGTCAGCGTCGATGCCGACAGCAATGCCAGTTCCACCGTCATCAAGGGAAAGGATCTCGATGCGTTGTCGGACGATCCGGATGAGCTTTCGTCGGAGTTGACCGCTCTCGCAGGTCCTTCGGCTGGCCCCAATGGCGGCCAGATCTACGTAGACGGATTTACCGGCGGACAGTTGCCGCCAAAGTCTTCCATCCGTGAGATCCGCATCAACCAGAACCCGTTCTCGGCAGAGTATGACCGGCTGGGCTATGGCCGTGTTCAGATCTTCACCAAGCCAGGCACGGATAAGCTTCATGGATTCTTTCAGATGTCCGGAAATAATTCGTCATTCAATACCGGCAATCCGCTCCTGAACGCGAATCTGAGCCCCGGCCAGAGTGCCATCACCCAGCCGCCGTATCACACGATATTTATGTTTGGCGATGTCAGCGGACCTC from Edaphobacter paludis includes:
- the treZ gene encoding malto-oligosyltrehalose trehalohydrolase, producing the protein MHKFTAWAPYAKNMAVKIGDALYPMTGPDERGWWNASVEVAVHGTDYAFVLNDDATPYPDPRGLWQAHGVHGPSRVYDHAAFVWNDSRWQGPPLSGSVIYEMHVGTFTPAGTFDAAIERLPYLFELGITHIELMPVAEFSGKFGWGYDGVGLFAVKELYGGPDGLKRFVDACHSRRLAVLMDVVYNHFGPVGNYATKFGPYFTHRHNTPWGDAVNFEEAGSDEVRRFFCDNALMWMRDYHVDGLRLDAVHEFMDRSAIHFMEQLSAEVEILSTTLERELVLIAESDLNDPKVVRPREAGGYGMDAQWSDDFHHALFTILNVEVEGKAYYADFGSFEKLAKALTNVFVYDGVYSRYRRHTHGRPVYGLSAHHFIGFIQNHDQVGNRAKGDRLEHVVGIDRAKIAAGIVLMSPFIPLIFQGEEFASSSPFQYFADQDDPEMATAVREGRKREFAAFGWDPDEIPGPDEAATFERSKLKWDEVHEGSHGEMLEWFRQLIHLRRHSPSLNDGDLSHLKVKFDEEKQWLTIARGQVLVLCNLGAEAVTLENPENFPLALASRGDVEVTGDKVLLPSNSIAILSVEKP
- a CDS encoding DUF5666 domain-containing protein, coding for MTTMVTRLGIFRASILGVSLLLPVAGLSPYDAAAQAPATAAAGPKIGTVTTISGSAITLTTDAKQQVSITVADGARILQLSPGSKDLKSAQTITLGDIATGDRILVSGQPGSDANSFTATRVILMKAQDIAQQHAKEQTDWQTRGTGGLVSAVDEETGTITVSIGAKKVAIHTSSDTKFRRYAGVSVKFEDAQPGTLSQIRPGDQLRVLGTKSDDGLSIQAEIVVSGSFLHLAGTIATIDAANGTFTLKDLATKRMMTVKVTSDSDVRKLPPEAAARFAARAKGDAAAGHAGAGSARPASQTSASAPQNGGEQRRSAGMDLSQMLSKLPTQTLSDLKVGDAVMVVASQQEPGSPNVSAVTLLSGVEPILSASPNGGGMNLSPWNVGGGEGDAGGGSPQ